A window from Calliopsis andreniformis isolate RMS-2024a chromosome 5, iyCalAndr_principal, whole genome shotgun sequence encodes these proteins:
- the LOC143179593 gene encoding uncharacterized protein LOC143179593: MRPPRKRMSGVSRRRALADVSQFLARCLSAWYSQGRWYLDRGAHAKKEHYVGYIPRRDLRRLRHCLRFKLAFGLFLSLRRALGRSTMDRGRPLGSMASYRATENPSSTTRQSFQSEPSMNLERMTKSFRRSQRETREQSHTTHEDRRNQGINSVAEVTEKREKKYGRARSRRSSREV, from the exons ATGCGTCCCCCGCGCAAGAGGATGTCCGGGGTGAGCCGCCGCCGTGCTCTGGCCGACGTATCGCAGTTTCTAGCTCGATGTTTGTCCGCGTGGTACTCTCAGGGACGATGGT ACCTCGATCGGGGAGCACACGCCAAGAAGGAGCATTATGTCGGATACATTCCGCGACGCGATCTTCGACGCTTGCGCCACTGCCTCCGATTCAAACTCGCCTTCGGTCTTTTCCTTTCTTTGCGTCGGGCCCTGGGTCGATCAACCATGGATCGAGGAAGGCCCCTTGGGAGTATGGCCAGCTACCGAGCAACTGAGAATCCTTCTTCGACTACGCGACAGTCTTTTCAATCGG AGCCTTCGATGAATCTAGAAAGAATGACGAAGTCCTTTCGAAGGAGCCAACGAGAAACGCGAGAACAGAGTCATACAACACACGAGGATCGTCGCAACCAAGGAATTAACTCCGTGGCAGAGGTTACGGAGAAAAGGGAGAAAAAATATGGGCGAGCGAGGAGTCGAAGAAGCAGCCGGGAAGTTTAA